A DNA window from Vigna unguiculata cultivar IT97K-499-35 chromosome 10, ASM411807v1, whole genome shotgun sequence contains the following coding sequences:
- the LOC114166565 gene encoding protein DMR6-LIKE OXYGENASE 2-like produces the protein MATTTTIPTKPLLTDLVSTMDRVPSNFIRPLADRPNLHQLHSSSPSIPIIDLHDFDGPNRSTIIKHIAHACQHYGFFQIVNHGIPEEVVKKMVNVSKEFFGLPESERLKNYSDDPSKTTRLSTSFNVKTEKVSNWRDFLRLHCHPLEDYILEWPSNPPSFREDVGEYSRKMRGLSLKLLEGISESLGLERDYIEKALGKHGQHMAVNYYPPCPEPELTYGLPPHADPNAITILLQNEVPGLQVLYEGNWLSVNPVPNTFIVNIGDQIQVISNDRYKSVLHRALVNCEKERMSIPTFYCPSPDATIKPAPQLVDDDHPAQYKDFTYREYYEKFWNRGLSKETCVDMFKA, from the exons atggccaccaccaccaccataccCACAAAGCCACTCTTAACCGACCTAGTCTCCACCATGGATCGTGTTCCCTCCAACTTCATCAGACCCCTTGCTGACCGTCCAAACCTTCACCAACTTCACTCTTCCTCGCCGTCCATTCCGATCATCGACCTCCATGACTTCGACGGTCCCAATCGTTCCACAATCATCAAACACATTGCACATGCTTGCCAACACTACGGCTTCTTTCAA ATCGTGAATCACGGGATTCCGGAGGAGGTGGTGAAGAAGATGGTGAACGTGTCGAAGGAGTTCTTTGGGTTGCCGGAGAGTGAGAGGCTGAAGAATTACTCCGACGACCCTTCCAAGACAACGAGGCTTTCCACCAGTTTCAATGTGAAGACTGAGAAAGTTTCAAACTGGAGAGACTTCTTGAGACTTCACTGCCACCCCCTTGAGGATTACATTCTGGAATGGCCTTCCAACCCTCCGTCTTTCAG GGAAGATGTTGGTGAGTACAGTAGAAAAATGAGGGGCTTATCTTTGAAATTGCTTGAGGGAATATCAGAGAGTTTGGGGTTGGAGAGAGATTACATAGAGAAAGCACTGGGGAAACATGGGCAGCACATGGCTGTGAATTACTACCCTCCATGTCCTGAGCCAGAGTTAACGTATGGGTTGCCACCTCATGCTGATCCAAACGCCATCACTATTCTGCTCCAGAATGAGGTCCCTGGCTTGCAAGTCCTCTATGAAGGCAACTGGTTATCCGTCAATCCTGTTCCCAACACCTTCATAGTCAACATTGGAGACCAAATTCAG GTGATAAGCAACGACAGGTACAAGAGTGTGTTGCATAGAGCATTGGTGAATTGTGAGAAGGAAAGAATGTCCATTCCCACATTCTACTGTCCTTCACCTGATGCAACCATAAAACCAGCACCTCAACTCGTCGACGACGATCATCCTGCGCAATACAAAGACTTCACATACAGAGAATACTATGAAAAGTTCTGGAACAGAGGACTTTCAAAGGAAACCTGCGTCGACATGTTCAAAGCTTGA